CACGGCGTATTCCGCAACGCAGGTGGCCGAGGCGCTGAAGCAGGTCGGTCTTGGCGCGCTGGTGCCGCGTATTGAAAATGAGGAGCCTTGGGGGCAGATCCTCTCGCCCGGCGAACTCCAGCGCCTGGCCTTTGCGCGCATTGTGCTGGCGCAGCCGGGCTGGGTGTTTCTCGATGAATCGACCTCGAACCTTGATGCTGCGTCCGAGGCCGCCCTTTACGCCCTGCTGGCCCGGACCTGTCCGGGCATGACGGTGGTGTCGATCACGCACCGGCAGTCGGTGGTGGGGATGCATGAAAATGCCATTGACCTCACTCCCTTTGCCGTGGGCGCAACTGCCGTGGTCAGTGCGGACGCATCGCCCTGACCATCAGCGCGGTATTGTAGCGCATCATGCTGATGTAGTCGGGGGCCGGGCCGCCTGCGGTGGAGAGCGCCTCGGCATAAAGCTCGCCGCCGGGCTGTGCCCCGGTGGCGTGGGCGACCTGCTGCACAAGGCGTGGGTCGGTCGCGTTTTCAAGGAAATAGGTGGTCATGCCGGTCTCGCGGATCTGCGCGATCAGCCTGCCCACATCGGCGGCGGAGGCTTCGGTCTCGGTAGAGAGGCCCTGCGGCGCCATGAAGGTTACGCCATAGGCGCGGCCAAAATAGCCAAAGGCATCATGGCTGGTCAGCACGCGCCGCCGGGCGGGCGGAATGGTGTCAATCTCGGTGCGGATGTCATGGTCAAGGGCCTGCAGCTGCGCGGTGTAAGCCGCGGCCGAGGCACGGAAATCATCAGCGTCCGCCGGGTCAGCCGCGATCAGCGCATCGCGGATGTTACTGGTCCATACAATCACGTTGGGCACGCTGTTCCATACATGCGGGTCGGTTTCCACCTGCTGGCCATCGTGTTCGGTATGGATGTCGATCCCGTCTGATACGATGACAGGCCTGCCCTGATAGCCCGCCGCGTGGGCCAGGCGGGCAAACCAGCTTTCCAGCCCCTCGCCGCTCATGAACACCACATCGGCCTGCCGCAGGGCGCGCGCGTCATCGGGGGCGGGTTCGAATTCATGCGGGTCGCCATCAGGCGGCACCAGCGAGGTCACGCTCACATGCGCGCCGCCCACATGCGACACCACATCGGCCAGCACGGTAAAGCTGGCAACGGCGTGCACTACATGCGGCGCGGGAGCGGCACGGGCGGGCAGGATGGACAGGAAACCACAGAAGCCCAGAAGGCAGGTGAGGCGACGCATGTCAGTGACTCCGGAAGGGGGATGAACCACCCCGCGCGCGGATACCGGCGGGGGAGGCAATAAGGGAGAACAGATAGGCCGCCGAGCAGGTGAGGATGATGCACGGCCCCGCCGCCAGCCGGAAATGGTAAGAGACCAGCAGCCCCGTATAGCCCGCGAGCATGCCCACCGTGGCCGAGAGCGCCATCATGGGCACGAGGCGGCGCGTCCACAGCCGCGCGGTGGCGGCGGGCACCATCATCATGCCAACCGACATGAGCGTGCCCAGGGCTTCAAACCCGGCCACGAGGTTGATGACCACAAGGAACAGGAACACCATGTGGTAAAGCGCGCCCCGGCTGCCGGTCATGCGCATGAAGCCGGGGTCCACGCATTCCATGACCAGTGGCCGCCAGATGAAGGACAGCAGGAACAGGCTGAGCGTGGTGATGCCCGCCATCAGGTACAGGGCAGGCCCGTCAATGGCGAGAATGGTGCCGAACAGCACATGCAGCAGGTCGATATTCGACCCCCGCGCTGACACGATCAGAACACCCAGCGCCAGCGACGTGAGGTAGAAACTGGCAAAGCTTGCATCTTCCGCCAGGTGCGTGCGGCGGCTCACCAGCCCCGCCAGCAGTGCTACCCCCAGCCCCGCCGCGATGCCGCCCAGCCCCATGGCCGTAAGCGACAGCCCGCCCGCTGCCAGAAAGCCTACGGCGGCACCGGGCAGGATGGCATGGCTCATCGCATCGCCAATCAGGCTCATGCGGCGCAGTTGCAGCAGCACGCCCACCGGCCCCGCCCCCATGCCCAGCGTGATGGAGGCAACCAGCGCGCGGCGCATGAAGCCAAAGGTGGCGAACGGCTCCCATAATCCGGCCAGCATGCTCATGCCGGGCCACCTGCCCATGTGGGCTGCGGCGTGTCATAGGCGCGTTGCAGCGTGCCGGGCGTAAGGATGCGGGCGGTCTCGCCCCAGATGGCCTGCCCGCCCGAGAGCAGCACCACATGAGGGAAGCAGGTGCGGATCTGGTGCATGTCATGCAGCACGGCAATGATGGTGCGACCCTGCGCATGCCATTCGCGCACCAGTGCCAGCAGGTCCTGCGTGGTGGGAGCATCCAGCGCGGTGAATGGTTCATCGAGCATGATGACGGTGGCATCGGTCATGAGCAGACGCGCGAACAGCAGGCGCTGGAACTGCCCGGCCGAGAGCGCATCGATCATGCGCCCGGCCTGTTTTTCCAGCCCCACGCGGCACAGCGCATCGGCCGCGCGCTGGCGCACGGCAGGGCTGGCCGCGCCAAAGGCCCCGGTCTGGCGCCATGCGCCACTGAGCACCATGTCCGTCACACTGATGGGAAAGGCGCGGTCAATGATGCGGGCCTGCGGCAGGTAGCCAAAATCCTGCGCGTGCAATCCGCCAAGCGTGATCCTGCCCGCAGTCAGCGGCACCTCGCCCAATATGGCGCGCAGCAGGGTGGACTTGCCCGCGCCATTGGCTCCTGCAATGGCGGTCATGCTGCCGGGTGCAAAACTGCCGGTGACATGCTGCCACACCGGCGTGCCGTGCAGAGCGACACCCGCGTCGTCCAGCCCGATGGCGCCATGGGTCATGGCTGGGCCACGGCCCAGGCCACCAGCCCCCATAACAGGCCACAGGGCAGCGCCATGCACACCAGCCGCTGCCATCCTGCGCGGGCCATCCATGTAAGTGGCAGGGGCGTTGCCGCGCTGGGGGCCGGGTGGGGCATTGTCGTGTTGCTGTCCTGCGGGTCAGGGTGGGCGGCAGACGGGGACGGGAATGGCATGGGAACGCCCAAAGTGTTATAATATAACATTCATTTACAGCACGGGCTTGCTATCCGTCAAGCGGAGGCTGCATTGTTACGCCATGCGCACGATACGATCGGGGTGGAACGGGTGAGCTTTCATACATGGCTGCTGTTTGCCGCAACTGCCTTCCTGCTCTCGGCCATGCCGGGGCCGAACATGATGCATGTCATGTCCATCAGCGTGCGGCATGGCCTGCTGCGCAGCACG
This is a stretch of genomic DNA from Komagataeibacter xylinus. It encodes these proteins:
- a CDS encoding metal ABC transporter solute-binding protein, Zn/Mn family; translation: MRRLTCLLGFCGFLSILPARAAPAPHVVHAVASFTVLADVVSHVGGAHVSVTSLVPPDGDPHEFEPAPDDARALRQADVVFMSGEGLESWFARLAHAAGYQGRPVIVSDGIDIHTEHDGQQVETDPHVWNSVPNVIVWTSNIRDALIAADPADADDFRASAAAYTAQLQALDHDIRTEIDTIPPARRRVLTSHDAFGYFGRAYGVTFMAPQGLSTETEASAADVGRLIAQIRETGMTTYFLENATDPRLVQQVAHATGAQPGGELYAEALSTAGGPAPDYISMMRYNTALMVRAMRPH
- a CDS encoding metal ABC transporter permease, coding for MSMLAGLWEPFATFGFMRRALVASITLGMGAGPVGVLLQLRRMSLIGDAMSHAILPGAAVGFLAAGGLSLTAMGLGGIAAGLGVALLAGLVSRRTHLAEDASFASFYLTSLALGVLIVSARGSNIDLLHVLFGTILAIDGPALYLMAGITTLSLFLLSFIWRPLVMECVDPGFMRMTGSRGALYHMVFLFLVVINLVAGFEALGTLMSVGMMMVPAATARLWTRRLVPMMALSATVGMLAGYTGLLVSYHFRLAAGPCIILTCSAAYLFSLIASPAGIRARGGSSPFRSH
- a CDS encoding metal ABC transporter ATP-binding protein; the protein is MTHGAIGLDDAGVALHGTPVWQHVTGSFAPGSMTAIAGANGAGKSTLLRAILGEVPLTAGRITLGGLHAQDFGYLPQARIIDRAFPISVTDMVLSGAWRQTGAFGAASPAVRQRAADALCRVGLEKQAGRMIDALSAGQFQRLLFARLLMTDATVIMLDEPFTALDAPTTQDLLALVREWHAQGRTIIAVLHDMHQIRTCFPHVVLLSGGQAIWGETARILTPGTLQRAYDTPQPTWAGGPA